In Buchnera aphidicola (Macrosiphum gaurae), the following proteins share a genomic window:
- the nuoE gene encoding NADH-quinone oxidoreductase subunit NuoE — protein MREISIKFKLTNEEINEIENQKKYYENFRAISIEALKIVQKKRGWISDQAIHAIAEILKIKTSDVEGVATFYSQIFRKPVGRNIIRYCDSVVCFLTGYKTIKMALEDYLKIKIGETTKDNRFTLLPVCCLGNCDKSPTIMINEDTYSFLTPESIPHLLESYK, from the coding sequence ATTCGAGAAATTTCTATAAAATTTAAGTTAACTAATGAAGAAATAAATGAAATAGAAAATCAAAAGAAATATTATGAAAATTTTCGTGCTATTTCAATAGAAGCATTAAAAATTGTTCAAAAAAAACGAGGCTGGATTTCTGATCAAGCCATTCATGCTATTGCTGAAATACTTAAAATCAAAACAAGTGATGTTGAAGGAGTTGCTACTTTTTATAGTCAAATTTTTCGTAAACCTGTAGGTCGTAATATTATCCGGTATTGCGATAGCGTCGTTTGTTTTCTAACTGGTTATAAAACAATTAAAATGGCTTTAGAAGATTATTTAAAAATTAAAATAGGAGAAACTACTAAAGATAATAGATTTACCTTATTACCAGTTTGTTGTTTAGGAAATTGTGATAAAAGTCCAACAATCATGATCAATGAAGATACATATTCTTTTTTGACTCCAGAATCTATACCACATTTGTTGGAATCATACAAATGA
- the nuoG gene encoding NADH-quinone oxidoreductase subunit NuoG yields the protein MAKIYIDHKIYNVNKSENLLQACLSVGINVPYFCWHPLLGSLGACRQCAVTQYDSLEDRKGRLIMSCMTPVIDGAIISVKSTESEIFRSTIIELLLTNHPHDCPVCEEGGHCHLQDMTVMTKHSMRNYRFKKRTHKNQYLGSFIKHEMNRCIACYRCVRYYNDYADGIDFGVYGSNNNIYFGRVEDGRLESEYSGNLIELCPTGVFTDKIHSKKYSRKWDMQYAPGICHNCSVGCNISIGERYGEIRRIENRYHENINHYLLCDLGRFGHSHLNLNKRPTKPTYINCNNNLTVLNFNEAIKVGVAFFKKYKRVIGVGSTRSSIENNFALQELVGKENFSNGMSEKEQACIGLILEFLKNNYIYIPSLKEIESYDVILVLGEDLTQTSARVALAVRQAVKNRAKDITHTYGIPKWNASSHIYISEKFKNSLYIMHTHESKLDDISEWCYFAPIDKQVDLASAIAHELDKNLPKVLNLDPRLKEKSSLIANRLISSKKTLIISGSHSFSDSIIQASINIAKAIKIHTINHHVGVTFLTSSSNSLGLALLGGMSIECVLDKIKQEKADAVIFMEYDLYRFASQYDCDDFFKNKKNVITVDHQYTETYKKSGLSLPSTNFTESSGTIINFEGRAQRFFQVYDPNFYNKNNCLFDSWKWLHTIKSKIDNTKVYWFNLDDVINSYSKKYSILEKIKIKELNASFRVQGQKIARSPIRSSGRTSLRSDIDVHEPCQTKDVNSMFAFSMEGCNQPNESVSHIPFAWFPGWNSPQAWNKFQIEVGKNLISGDSGIHIFKKNKSKVDMYSNVISKNFIAERQWNIIPYYHLFGNEEMTQYSSNIQENIPLEYALIGLIDAMKLGLKKDSIIEFNCLNKDYYLAVQFSKYLSEKQIGLPIGRKGFPIMLVGKTIKFLQEFIQ from the coding sequence ATGGCTAAAATTTACATAGATCATAAAATTTATAATGTTAATAAATCAGAAAATTTGTTACAAGCTTGCTTATCTGTAGGTATTAATGTTCCTTATTTTTGTTGGCATCCTTTATTAGGAAGTTTAGGAGCATGTCGTCAATGTGCAGTGACACAATATGATAGTTTAGAAGATCGTAAAGGTCGATTAATTATGTCTTGTATGACTCCCGTAATTGATGGAGCTATAATTTCTGTTAAAAGTACTGAATCAGAGATTTTTCGCAGTACTATCATCGAACTTTTATTAACAAATCATCCTCATGATTGTCCAGTATGTGAAGAAGGTGGTCATTGTCATTTGCAAGATATGACTGTAATGACAAAACATAGTATGCGGAATTATAGATTTAAAAAAAGAACACATAAAAATCAATATTTAGGATCTTTTATTAAACATGAAATGAATCGATGCATTGCATGCTATCGTTGTGTTCGATATTATAATGATTATGCAGATGGTATTGATTTTGGAGTATATGGTTCTAATAATAATATTTATTTTGGTCGTGTAGAAGATGGTAGATTAGAAAGTGAATATTCAGGAAATTTAATAGAACTATGTCCTACTGGAGTGTTTACTGACAAAATTCATTCTAAAAAATATAGTCGTAAATGGGATATGCAATATGCTCCAGGAATATGTCATAATTGCAGTGTTGGATGCAATATTAGTATTGGAGAACGTTATGGTGAAATACGTCGAATAGAAAACAGATATCATGAAAACATAAATCATTATTTACTTTGTGACCTTGGTCGTTTTGGGCATTCACATCTTAATTTAAATAAACGTCCTACAAAACCTACATATATTAATTGTAATAATAATTTAACCGTATTGAATTTTAATGAAGCTATAAAAGTTGGAGTTGCTTTCTTTAAAAAATATAAGCGTGTAATTGGAGTTGGTTCTACTAGATCAAGTATAGAAAATAATTTTGCATTACAAGAACTAGTTGGTAAAGAAAATTTCTCTAATGGAATGTCTGAAAAAGAGCAAGCGTGTATTGGATTGATTTTAGAGTTTTTAAAAAATAATTATATATATATTCCTTCGTTAAAAGAAATTGAAAGTTATGATGTAATTTTAGTGCTTGGAGAGGATTTAACACAAACATCTGCCCGTGTTGCTTTAGCTGTGCGTCAAGCAGTTAAAAATAGAGCGAAAGATATAACACATACATATGGAATACCAAAATGGAATGCTTCTTCTCATATTTACATTTCAGAAAAATTTAAAAACTCTTTATATATAATGCATACACATGAAAGCAAATTAGATGACATTTCTGAATGGTGCTATTTTGCACCTATCGATAAACAGGTAGATTTAGCATCTGCTATTGCTCATGAATTAGATAAAAATCTACCAAAAGTTTTAAATCTAGATCCTAGATTAAAAGAAAAATCATCGTTAATTGCTAATCGATTGATTTCATCTAAAAAAACATTGATTATTTCAGGTTCTCATTCTTTTAGTGATTCTATTATACAAGCATCTATAAATATAGCTAAAGCTATTAAAATTCATACTATTAATCATCATGTTGGTGTTACTTTTTTAACGTCGAGCTCTAACTCTTTGGGTTTAGCATTGCTCGGAGGTATGTCTATAGAATGTGTATTAGATAAAATTAAGCAGGAAAAAGCAGATGCTGTAATTTTTATGGAATACGATTTATATCGGTTTGCCTCTCAATATGATTGTGATGATTTTTTTAAAAATAAAAAAAATGTGATTACTGTAGATCATCAGTATACAGAAACTTATAAAAAATCTGGATTATCTTTACCCTCAACAAATTTTACTGAGAGTTCTGGAACAATAATAAATTTTGAAGGAAGAGCACAGCGTTTTTTCCAAGTTTATGATCCTAACTTTTACAATAAAAATAATTGTCTTTTTGATAGTTGGAAATGGTTGCATACGATCAAATCAAAAATTGATAATACGAAAGTATATTGGTTTAATTTAGATGATGTTATTAACTCTTATTCTAAAAAATATTCAATTTTAGAAAAAATTAAAATAAAAGAGTTGAATGCTAGTTTTAGGGTGCAGGGACAAAAAATTGCTCGATCTCCTATTCGTTCTAGTGGAAGAACATCTTTACGTTCTGATATTGATGTTCATGAACCTTGTCAGACTAAAGATGTTAATAGTATGTTTGCGTTTTCTATGGAAGGTTGCAATCAACCTAACGAGTCTGTATCTCATATTCCTTTTGCCTGGTTTCCTGGATGGAATTCACCTCAGGCATGGAATAAATTTCAGATAGAAGTAGGTAAAAATTTAATATCTGGCGATTCAGGTATACATATTTTTAAAAAAAATAAAAGCAAAGTTGATATGTATTCAAATGTAATTTCAAAAAATTTCATAGCAGAAAGACAGTGGAATATAATTCCTTATTATCATCTTTTTGGAAATGAAGAGATGACTCAATATTCTTCGAATATACAAGAAAACATACCCTTAGAATATGCTTTGATTGGTTTAATAGATGCGATGAAGTTAGGTTTAAAAAAAGATTCTATAATAGAATTTAATTGTTTGAATAAAGATTATTATTTAGCAGTACAATTCTCTAAATATTTAAGTGAAAAACAAATAGGTTTACCAATTGGAAGAAAAGGTTTTCCTATTATGCTTGTTGGCAAAACAATTAAATTTTTACAGGAATTCATTCAATGA
- the nuoL gene encoding NADH-quinone oxidoreductase subunit L, with the protein MNIIFFITLFPLIGFLFLSSIQGVISRKSTLKIGIFSIFISFIITCFYGTSIIKNNDQIFTQILWKWLCINELNIDFSLSLDGLSLSMLFVITGVGLLIHIFASWYMRHKEGYSRFFAYTNLFIASMSVLVLADNFLFMYLGWEGVSVCSYLLIGFYYTEYKNNLCAFKAFILTRISDIFLIIAIFLIYKKYNTFNFKEIKFLLSFLNIEDFSDLNIITLFLLLGVIGKSAQLPLQTWLSDAMVGPSPVSALIHAATMVTAGVYLIARTHFLFLLTPEILYFVAFIGTLTILIASCSALVQNDIKRILAYSTMSQIGYMFLALGVKAWSAAITHLIVHAIFKALLFLSAGSLILSCKNEKNIFKMGGLRKKLPFLYINFIVGGASLISFPLVTAGFYSKGNILFNVLQSGYMYLFLIALFCSFLTAIYTFRMIFIIFHGKNIHAVSTSKNLGHNVPLFILLFFSTVFGSYISPPLLYVFPLSHLLIDKKLIFEIICSILSISGICFSYYFWIQNPYWINKIFKFRLIRFVYYFFLKGWGFDWFYNMSLVNFYLYVSKILSSDPFNKVVNCFLKIIHIFNFYLLKTSNGYTRWYVTSMILGINLIFLLILFY; encoded by the coding sequence ATGAATATTATTTTTTTCATAACTTTATTTCCACTAATCGGGTTTTTATTTTTATCTTCTATTCAAGGTGTTATTTCTAGAAAAAGTACATTAAAAATAGGTATATTTTCTATATTTATATCATTTATTATAACCTGTTTTTATGGTACAAGTATTATTAAAAATAATGATCAAATTTTTACTCAGATATTGTGGAAATGGTTATGTATTAATGAATTAAATATTGATTTTTCTCTATCTTTAGATGGACTATCTTTAAGTATGTTATTTGTAATTACAGGAGTAGGGTTATTGATACATATTTTTGCTTCTTGGTATATGAGACACAAAGAAGGTTATTCACGTTTTTTTGCATATACTAATTTATTTATAGCAAGTATGTCAGTTTTAGTGTTAGCTGATAATTTTTTGTTTATGTATTTAGGATGGGAAGGAGTTAGTGTATGTTCTTATTTATTAATTGGTTTTTATTACACTGAATATAAAAATAATCTTTGTGCTTTTAAAGCTTTTATTTTAACTCGAATTTCTGATATTTTTTTAATTATTGCAATATTTTTAATATATAAAAAATACAATACTTTCAATTTTAAAGAAATTAAATTTTTATTAAGTTTTTTAAATATAGAAGATTTTTCTGATTTAAATATTATTACACTTTTTTTATTATTAGGTGTGATTGGAAAATCAGCTCAATTACCTTTACAAACTTGGTTGTCTGATGCAATGGTTGGTCCAAGTCCTGTTTCTGCTTTAATACATGCTGCTACCATGGTAACAGCAGGTGTTTACTTAATAGCTAGAACACATTTTTTATTTTTATTAACTCCTGAAATATTATATTTTGTAGCGTTTATTGGTACACTAACAATATTAATTGCTAGTTGTTCTGCTTTAGTTCAAAATGATATAAAACGTATTTTAGCTTATTCTACTATGAGTCAAATAGGATATATGTTTTTAGCTCTAGGAGTTAAGGCGTGGAGTGCAGCGATTACACATTTGATTGTACATGCTATTTTTAAAGCATTATTATTTTTATCTGCAGGTTCATTAATTCTATCATGTAAAAATGAAAAAAATATATTTAAAATGGGTGGTTTACGTAAAAAGTTACCTTTTTTATACATTAATTTCATAGTAGGAGGTGCATCTTTAATTTCTTTTCCTTTAGTTACCGCTGGATTTTACAGCAAAGGTAACATTTTATTTAATGTTTTACAGAGTGGCTATATGTATTTATTTTTAATCGCGTTATTTTGCTCTTTTTTAACAGCTATTTATACATTTAGAATGATTTTTATTATTTTTCATGGAAAAAATATTCATGCAGTTAGTACATCTAAAAATTTAGGACATAATGTTCCATTGTTTATTCTTTTGTTTTTTTCTACTGTATTTGGTTCTTACATATCACCACCATTATTATATGTATTTCCTTTATCTCATTTATTGATAGATAAAAAATTAATATTTGAAATAATATGCAGTATATTATCTATTTCTGGAATATGTTTCTCTTATTATTTCTGGATTCAAAATCCATATTGGATTAATAAAATTTTTAAATTTAGATTAATAAGATTTGTGTATTATTTTTTTTTAAAAGGATGGGGTTTTGATTGGTTCTATAATATGTCCTTAGTAAATTTTTATTTATATGTATCTAAAATTTTATCTTCTGATCCATTCAATAAAGTTGTTAATTGTTTTCTGAAAATCATTCACATATTCAATTTTTATTTGTTGAAAACTAGTAATGGTTATACAAGATGGTATGTAACTTCAATGATATTAGGTATAAATTTAATTTTTTTATTAATTTTATTTTATTAG
- the nuoI gene encoding NADH-quinone oxidoreductase subunit NuoI produces MILKNIIVGFFTQIRSILMVGMNIFSKSETKLYPEEKVYLAPRYRGRIILTRNIDGQERCVACNLCAAVCPVDCISLQKSEKTSGRWYPKFFRINFSRCIFCGLCEEACPTAAIQLIPDFELSDFKRKDLIYEKKDLLVSGPGKYPNYDFYNFSGVAIKGKKPGDLNIESKPVDVKDLLP; encoded by the coding sequence ATGATATTAAAAAATATTATTGTTGGATTTTTTACTCAAATAAGAAGTATTTTAATGGTTGGTATGAATATTTTTTCTAAATCTGAAACTAAATTATATCCAGAAGAAAAAGTATATCTAGCTCCTCGTTATAGAGGTCGGATTATATTAACCCGTAATATAGATGGACAAGAACGCTGTGTTGCTTGCAATTTATGTGCTGCAGTTTGTCCTGTTGATTGTATTTCTTTACAAAAATCTGAAAAAACTAGCGGTCGTTGGTATCCAAAATTTTTTAGAATCAATTTTTCTCGTTGTATATTTTGTGGTTTGTGTGAAGAAGCTTGTCCTACAGCAGCAATACAATTAATTCCTGATTTTGAGCTATCTGATTTTAAAAGAAAAGATTTAATATATGAAAAAAAAGATTTATTAGTTTCAGGTCCTGGTAAATATCCAAATTATGATTTTTATAATTTTTCTGGTGTAGCTATAAAAGGAAAAAAACCAGGTGATTTAAATATCGAATCCAAGCCTGTTGATGTAAAAGATTTATTACCATAA
- the nuoK gene encoding NADH-quinone oxidoreductase subunit NuoK: protein MISLFHGLFVSLILFILGLTSLIVRRNILFILIGLEIMINAAGLALIVVSSYWHQTDGQIMYIFAITLAASEASIALALLLQIYRRKKTLNIDILSEMNG, encoded by the coding sequence ATGATTTCTTTATTTCACGGATTATTTGTATCATTAATATTATTTATTTTAGGTTTAACCTCTTTAATTGTTCGACGTAATATATTATTTATATTAATTGGTTTAGAAATAATGATCAATGCTGCTGGATTAGCATTGATTGTAGTTAGTAGTTACTGGCATCAAACAGATGGTCAAATAATGTATATATTTGCTATTACTTTAGCTGCATCGGAAGCTAGTATAGCTTTGGCATTATTACTTCAAATTTATAGACGTAAAAAAACATTAAATATTGATATTTTAAGTGAGATGAATGGATGA
- the nuoH gene encoding NADH-quinone oxidoreductase subunit NuoH codes for MIWLDINIIKIIFCLLKVIFILFVTVFSAAMLSVIERRLLAFFQNRHGPNRVGWIGSLQLCADMIKIFFKEDWIPPFSRKFIFVLSPIIAFTSLLCVIPIIPFTSNFVIIDLNIGVLFFLMMASLSVYSVLFAGWSSNNKYALLGSMRACVQTLSYEVFLGLSLMGVVAQSGSFKISDIINSQRDMWNIFPQFFGFLTFFIAGLAVCHRHPFDQPESEQELADGYHIEYSGMKFGLFFIGEYISIITISSLIVTIFFGGWLGPWIPGFIWFALKTIFFIIIFILIRASLPRPRYDQVLLFGWQFCLPLTLCNLFLTAFFILL; via the coding sequence ATGATTTGGTTAGACATAAACATTATTAAAATAATTTTTTGTTTGTTAAAAGTTATTTTTATTTTATTTGTAACAGTTTTTTCTGCTGCCATGTTAAGTGTAATCGAACGAAGATTACTAGCTTTTTTTCAAAATAGACATGGACCTAATCGAGTTGGTTGGATCGGAAGTTTACAATTATGTGCTGATATGATTAAAATTTTTTTTAAGGAAGATTGGATCCCGCCTTTTAGTAGAAAGTTTATTTTTGTTTTATCACCAATAATAGCTTTTACTTCATTATTATGTGTAATTCCAATTATCCCGTTTACTTCAAATTTTGTTATTATTGATTTAAATATAGGAGTTTTATTTTTTTTAATGATGGCTAGTTTGTCTGTTTATTCCGTATTATTTGCTGGTTGGTCTAGTAATAATAAGTATGCATTGTTAGGGTCTATGCGTGCTTGTGTTCAAACATTAAGTTATGAAGTATTTTTAGGTTTATCATTGATGGGTGTAGTAGCTCAATCAGGATCTTTTAAAATATCTGATATTATAAACAGTCAAAGAGACATGTGGAATATTTTCCCACAGTTTTTTGGTTTTTTAACATTTTTTATAGCAGGTTTGGCGGTGTGTCATAGACATCCATTTGATCAACCTGAATCTGAACAGGAATTAGCTGATGGTTATCACATTGAATATTCGGGGATGAAATTTGGTCTGTTTTTTATTGGTGAATATATTTCTATTATTACGATTTCTTCATTAATAGTAACAATTTTTTTTGGTGGTTGGCTTGGTCCTTGGATTCCTGGATTTATTTGGTTTGCTTTAAAAACTATTTTTTTTATTATTATTTTTATTTTGATCCGGGCATCTTTACCAAGACCACGGTATGATCAAGTTTTACTATTTGGATGGCAATTTTGTTTACCTTTAACATTATGTAATTTGTTTTTAACTGCTTTTTTTATTTTGTTATGA
- the nuoM gene encoding NADH-quinone oxidoreductase subunit M: MLLSLLIIIPFFSSFFSFFSYRLHKNFPRWIALSGIILTLLIVIQIFIQEDGNFFQKRHDFHWDHQLIIPWISRFGIEFNIAIDGFSIIMLIFASVLSIIAVLCSWHEIKKNEGFFYFNFMLVLTCIIGVFISCDLFLFFCFWEIMLLPMYFLIALWSDQTEKNKNFLAANKFFLYGQVSGLILLSSILLLVFSYYQSTNILTFNYNLLLDTPINRYIEYIVMIGFFLSFAIKMPIVPFHGWLPDIHSQSISCGSVEIIGVLLKTAPYALLRYNLVLFPHSTEKFSFIAMFLGLLSIFYGAWLAFSQTNIKRFIAYSSISHMGLILIAIYSNNEIALQGVVVQMLSNSLTTAALCILSGQIYRRFQTQDMKEMGGLWSCLYWIPGFSLFFSLANLGIPGTGNFIGEFLILSGVFQFFPFVSILATIGIVFSSIYSLNMIQKIFYGPYKKKFSNFFIKKQELWIIIVLIFMLVFLGLYPQKIIDLSYNFIHNIEKEFNNSLLKIRL; encoded by the coding sequence ATGTTACTCTCTTTGTTAATTATCATTCCATTTTTTAGTAGTTTTTTTTCTTTTTTCTCTTATAGACTGCATAAAAATTTTCCTCGTTGGATTGCATTATCGGGAATAATTCTCACATTATTAATTGTCATTCAAATATTTATTCAAGAAGATGGTAATTTTTTTCAAAAAAGACATGATTTTCACTGGGATCATCAATTAATTATACCTTGGATATCAAGGTTTGGCATTGAATTTAACATTGCAATTGATGGTTTTTCTATCATCATGCTTATTTTCGCTTCTGTTTTATCGATAATAGCAGTTTTATGTTCATGGCATGAAATAAAAAAAAACGAAGGATTTTTTTATTTTAATTTCATGCTTGTTTTAACTTGTATTATTGGTGTTTTTATTTCTTGTGATCTATTTTTATTTTTTTGTTTTTGGGAAATCATGTTACTTCCAATGTATTTTTTAATTGCATTATGGAGTGATCAAACTGAAAAAAATAAAAATTTTCTTGCCGCTAACAAGTTTTTTTTATATGGACAAGTTTCTGGCTTAATACTCTTATCGTCTATTTTATTATTAGTTTTTAGTTATTATCAAAGTACTAATATATTAACTTTCAATTATAATTTATTGCTTGATACACCAATTAATCGATATATAGAATATATAGTTATGATAGGTTTTTTCTTATCATTTGCTATAAAAATGCCTATTGTTCCATTTCATGGATGGTTACCAGATATACATTCCCAATCAATTTCTTGTGGTTCAGTAGAAATTATTGGTGTTTTGCTAAAAACTGCTCCTTATGCTCTTTTACGATATAATTTAGTTTTATTTCCCCATTCAACAGAAAAGTTTTCTTTCATTGCGATGTTTTTAGGTCTGCTGAGTATTTTTTATGGAGCTTGGCTTGCTTTTTCTCAAACTAACATAAAACGATTCATTGCTTATTCTTCTATTTCTCATATGGGTTTAATTTTAATAGCTATTTATAGCAATAATGAAATAGCACTTCAAGGAGTAGTTGTTCAGATGTTATCAAATAGTTTGACTACTGCTGCTTTATGTATTTTATCTGGTCAAATCTATAGACGTTTTCAAACTCAAGATATGAAAGAAATGGGGGGTTTGTGGTCTTGTCTTTATTGGATTCCAGGTTTTTCTTTGTTTTTTTCCCTTGCAAATTTAGGAATTCCTGGAACAGGAAATTTTATTGGTGAATTTTTAATTTTGTCCGGCGTATTTCAATTTTTTCCATTTGTTTCTATATTAGCAACAATAGGTATTGTTTTTTCTTCTATTTATTCTTTGAACATGATTCAAAAAATTTTTTATGGTCCATACAAAAAAAAATTTTCAAATTTTTTTATAAAAAAACAAGAATTATGGATAATAATAGTATTGATATTTATGTTAGTTTTTTTAGGTTTATATCCACAAAAAATTATAGATCTTTCATATAATTTTATACACAATATTGAAAAAGAATTTAATAATTCTCTTCTAAAAATAAGGTTGTAA
- the nuoJ gene encoding NADH-quinone oxidoreductase subunit J has product MEFVFYICSFSAVISTFFVIIQKNAVYSLLYLIISLLSISGIFFSLGAFFAGALEVIVYAGAIIVLFVFVIMTLNISNEHDLQEKNYLKPIFWLGPSILSLILFLSMTYTIFFLKEKRIDSILIDSKMVGMNLFGPYMLLVELSSILLLSALVVVFHIGKEKKYVNKNKIL; this is encoded by the coding sequence ATGGAATTTGTTTTTTATATATGTTCGTTTTCAGCAGTTATTTCTACTTTTTTTGTGATTATACAAAAAAATGCAGTATATTCCTTGTTGTACTTAATCATTTCTCTCTTATCCATATCTGGCATTTTTTTTTCACTCGGAGCTTTTTTTGCTGGTGCTTTAGAAGTTATTGTATATGCTGGAGCCATTATAGTATTGTTTGTTTTCGTTATTATGACTCTTAACATCAGTAATGAACATGATTTACAAGAAAAAAATTACTTAAAACCTATTTTTTGGCTTGGGCCCAGTATTTTATCATTAATATTATTTTTATCTATGACTTATACAATATTTTTTTTAAAAGAAAAAAGAATAGATAGTATTCTAATTGATTCGAAAATGGTAGGGATGAATTTATTTGGTCCGTATATGCTATTAGTTGAATTATCCTCTATTCTTTTATTATCTGCTTTAGTTGTTGTATTTCATATTGGAAAAGAAAAGAAATATGTAAATAAAAATAAAATTCTGTAA
- the nuoF gene encoding NADH-quinone oxidoreductase subunit NuoF, whose product MNKILRIAETHPLTWRLRDDQKTVWIEEYCNLNGYTALKKALKDMLPEDIVNTIKESGLKGRGGAGFSTGLKWSLMSKNASYMKECSYLICNADEMEPGTYKDRLLIEKLPHQLIEGIILASYALNVSRAYIFLRGEYIQAEYVLKKSIQEAINFGYIGLNILGSGFNFELVLHTGAGRYICGEETALINSLEGRRANPRSKPPFPAVFGLWGKPTCVNNVETLSNVPSIILNGVDWYKSLSRSSDTGTKLMGFSGKVKNPGVWEVPFGITAREILEDYAFGMKSGFFLKAWQPGGAGTDFLTEEHLDLPMDFNNISQAGSRLGTALCMAVDNKTNMVSLVYNIEKFFARESCGLCTPCRDGLPWIVKILKSLEQKKGQKNDVQNLERLCSHLSPGKTFCAHAPGAIEPLQSAIKYFRSEFESGINIKKIKFYEKIIGIQSNDI is encoded by the coding sequence ATGAATAAAATTTTACGTATTGCAGAAACACATCCTCTCACTTGGCGGTTAAGAGATGATCAAAAAACCGTGTGGATTGAAGAATATTGTAATTTAAATGGTTATACAGCTTTAAAAAAAGCATTAAAAGACATGCTGCCAGAAGATATTGTAAATACAATAAAAGAATCTGGTTTAAAAGGAAGAGGAGGGGCAGGATTTTCTACTGGTTTAAAATGGAGTTTAATGTCTAAAAACGCATCTTACATGAAAGAATGTTCTTATTTAATATGTAACGCTGATGAAATGGAACCTGGTACATATAAAGATAGATTATTAATTGAAAAACTTCCCCATCAATTAATTGAAGGAATAATATTAGCATCGTATGCATTAAATGTTTCTCGTGCATATATCTTTTTGAGAGGAGAATATATTCAAGCAGAATATGTTTTGAAAAAATCTATACAGGAAGCGATAAATTTTGGTTATATTGGATTAAATATTTTAGGAAGTGGTTTTAATTTTGAACTAGTTTTACATACTGGAGCTGGGCGATATATTTGTGGTGAAGAAACAGCTTTAATCAATTCTTTAGAAGGTCGTAGAGCTAATCCTAGATCTAAGCCACCATTTCCAGCAGTATTTGGTTTATGGGGAAAACCTACTTGTGTAAATAATGTTGAAACATTATCTAATGTTCCATCTATTATACTAAATGGTGTAGATTGGTATAAAAGTTTATCTAGAAGTTCTGATACAGGCACTAAATTAATGGGTTTTTCAGGAAAAGTAAAGAATCCTGGTGTTTGGGAAGTACCCTTTGGTATTACCGCTCGTGAAATTTTAGAAGATTATGCATTTGGAATGAAGTCTGGTTTTTTCTTGAAAGCTTGGCAACCAGGTGGTGCAGGAACAGATTTTTTAACTGAAGAACATTTAGATCTTCCAATGGATTTTAATAACATTAGTCAAGCTGGTAGTCGTTTAGGAACTGCTCTTTGTATGGCTGTTGATAACAAAACTAATATGGTTTCTCTCGTCTATAATATAGAAAAATTTTTTGCTCGAGAATCATGTGGCTTATGCACACCATGTCGAGATGGATTACCATGGATTGTGAAAATATTAAAAAGTTTAGAACAAAAAAAAGGACAAAAGAACGATGTTCAAAATTTAGAACGATTATGTTCTCATTTGAGTCCGGGAAAAACATTTTGCGCTCATGCACCGGGAGCAATAGAACCTTTACAAAGTGCTATCAAATATTTTCGATCTGAATTTGAATCTGGAATTAACATAAAAAAAATTAAATTCTATGAAAAAATTATTGGAATTCAATCTAACGATATTTAG